The Epinephelus lanceolatus isolate andai-2023 chromosome 8, ASM4190304v1, whole genome shotgun sequence genome includes a window with the following:
- the emd gene encoding emerin (Emery-Dreifuss muscular dystrophy), whose product MALSEKSDGEISKLLAEYGIKHGPIVDSTRKLYEKKLEEAMENAQKQPSSDKTYYREEEEEVTYITYHSPVRQEVYSDMLKRRGHPEPEEDEESDPDTEPPVQVTNRTANHSAVRSKEPVKKSGSSFWKMIRLLLLLAVVAAVLYYAYCRVINNEENPFASL is encoded by the exons ATGGCTTTGAGTGAGAAAAGTGACGGGGAGATCAGCAAGTTGCTTGCTGAGTATGGCATCAAACATGGACCCATAGTAG ACTCTACTCGAAAGCTGTATGAGAAGAAGCTTGAAGAAGCCATGGAGAATGCTCAGAAGCAGCCCTCGTCTGATAAGACATACTACAGAGAGGAAG aggaggaggttaCCTACATCACATACCACAGTCCG GTTAGACAAGAGGTTTATTCAGACAT GCTGAAACGAAGAGGCCACCCTGAGCCAGAGGAAGACGAGGAGTCAGACCCAGATACAGA GCCCCCTGTCCAGGTCACTAACagaacagccaatcacagcgcaGTACGATCCAAGGAGCCAGTCAAGAAGTCTGGAAGCAGCTTTTGGAAGATGAttcggctgctgctgctgttagctgtggTAGCAGCCGTCCTCTACTACGCCTACTGCCGTGTGATCAACAATGAAGAAAATCCTTTTGCGAGTCTGTGA